The genomic interval GTCCTGGGCTGGGCTCTCTGGGAGGAAGGCTCGCACCCTTCCTCAGGATGTACTTTTCCCTTTGGCGCGCAGTGCTGAGGAGTCCACACCAGCAAGCGCAGAGCCAGGTTGTACTGGTTCTCTTCCCGGCTCGTACATCTTGCAGACAACATAGTTCTTGCTTACAACGTAGCTAGTCGATCGGTATCGACACGTGCAGACCGTAGCGTCCTTGTTAGTCAGTCCGTTAAACACAAGTGCTGAAGCACCAGTTGCAAGGTCTGCATATTTACCGAATGATTTTCAGCTTGAACTATCTCCGTGCAGAGTCTTTACTTCTGAGCGTCATGGCCTGTGACCGCCTTGCTGCCATCCGAAAAGCCCTGCACACTGGGACCCTCCTAGGtggcagagcttgtgtccacacggcagcagctgccttgggcCAGGGGGttgctcagcccagcagcaccagcaagtGTGGAATTGAAACCGGGAGCGAAGCCCCTAAGACAAAACCAGTATCCTACGAAGTTGGAATCCTGGCTCGGACTGGAGCCTAGAAGTCATAATTGCCTAAAACAGGGGTTGTTGCAAAGCCACATGCCCAGGAGCAGCATGTAGTACAACATCTAAGGGCTGTTAATGAGATAGCGATTGACCAACACCCGGTGCTGCCTAATCCTCCCACTTTCTTAACAGCGACAGGGGATTCTAATGTCTGTTTTACAGCATTGGACTTCGAAGGCGCCTTTTTGGCGTTCTGATTGTATGTCGTCGGCCGTGCATAGCAGGTGCCACAGCTGCCCTCTGCAGTGTTGCTCCAGAACCACAATCCAACCCAGAGAGAGCAGGGACACGAAGCCTGCCAGAGGGCGTTGCTGTGGCTGACATAGCCAGTGAGGACTGTGCTGCGTGtgcctttccctgtgctgcGTGCAGGAAGGTTGGCACTGCTGGGCTAGGCTTGGCTTATTTGGCTTGCCCGTCACTGCTTGCCTGCCACGACCATCAAGAGAGTGTCTCTTCAAGAGCCAAGCATGCGCGTGCTGCCTCTAGTGGTTGCGTTCTCTGTTGTGTGTCTCTTTATTGGGCAGGAGCAGGTGGCAAAGGGCTGCCGAGAGCAGGGCGGCAGTGACCTTCGCAAAGAGGTAGCGCCGCCACGCTTGGTTTTTCCTGTGAGCTGTTAGCAGGCAGAGCCGGGAGCCaggcgctgctgcctgccacggGGCCTGCCCACCCTCATCGCACAAAGGGAGCATTCCACGGGGCTCTGTGGGGGCTGTGCgatcccagctcctgcctcccgtcctgcttggaacccctcctgtgcccccctccccgcagagGCCACCACGCCCAGCCCCGTGGCAACCAGCCACTCTGTGACATCACCCCCGGGGCCAAGGGCATCCTGGGCACCGCGAGTTCGGGGGGCAGTATGTTGGCGGCTGCACTGGCGGTGACAAGCCCTcctccttgcagctgccacGTGTCACTGGCAGGGATGGATTTGCTGCgcctcctcctcatcctgctggccatgtgctGTCCTGCGTACGGcacatgggacagctgtgggtaagtggcccgaggctctgggagggagcTTGGGCAAGCCCTTGTGGGCTTGGCTGGAGGGCAGCCAGTGTGGGAGGCTCATTTCCTTGCCAGCACGCAGGCTGTTGGCAGTACTCACCTACGGGGCTAaagcagaaagaggcagggTGTGGACACACACGTGCCCCACaggcttccccagccctgctggccaggcagcgccttgtggggagggaagacggCTGACCGTGAGCCGTAGGGGCGCCAGCCATCCAGCAGGACACTAAGGAGTTTCTCTTTACAGAGGGACCTGCGGGCTCCGGCCCATGGCTTTTCAGTACGGCATGTCGCGCGTcgtgggtggcacagatgcccaggcaggggcctggccctggatcgTCAGCATCCAGAATCCCTGGCAAGCGGGCACGGGTCATACCTGCGGAGGCTCCCTCATCAGCGCACAGTGGGTCCTgacagcagcccactgcttcatcgAGGCCAGGTAAGGCGCCACCGGGAACGCGCATAGCCCCACAACACTAGCGCTTGCCCCGTGCGCAGCAGCACGGGCTACTCCCGCCCCGTTTCCTCGCAGGACACCCAGGGCCTGGGTGCTCCTGGAGCCTAAGGCACGCGAGGCCAGTCACACCCTCCCGAGCgctgctctcctctctccctcgtCAAGCGGAAGGCAGGGCAacggctgggctgctgcagcacgtggctgtgctccctctgaGTCCTCTCCCCATTTGCCTTCCAGCTACATCACCATGTGGCGCGTGGTGATCGGTGCCACCCGGCTGACTCAGCTGGGCCCTGAGGCCCAGGTGCGCAACATCAAGCGGCTGCTCCTTCACCAAGGCTACAGTAACATCACGCAGAGGAacgacattgccttgctggagctggaccaGCCTGTGCAGTGCAACGCCTACGTTCAGCTTGCCTGCGTGCCCGATGCCTCGCTGAGAGTCTCGCAGCTGAAAAACTGCTACATCAGCGGCTGGGGTGCCACGACTGCAAGATGTGAGTACCGCGGAAGTACTCGTGTGCCGAGCGCAAGCTTGGCACGCTCGGGGCCATTGCTTGGGCTTCCTGACAGCAGAGGCCAGAGCCCGAGTCAGCCTGCGGGGACGTATGCCTCTTGAGAGATGGGCCTGAGCCCTTTCCCCAGAGCAAGGCGGAAGGCAAATGCCGCTATAACGCCTCTCAGGATGCAAAGCCAAGCGCGGGCGAGGCAAGGGATTCCgccaggcaggggaggagaagtgccagtgagctgctgcttgctaaTTCCTTCCTGTGCTCACAGCTGGACGATCAACggatgtgctgcaggaggcccaggtccGCCTCATTGATGTCAACGTCTGTAACAGCAGCCGGTGGTACAGAGGGGCCATCCACACGCACAACGTCTGTGCTGGCTATCCGCAGGGCGGCATTgacacctgccaggtaggagcgTGCTACGAGCCAAGCCCCGtagcacaggcagccccgccacaCGCAACTACGCCAACATGGCCCGGCATGTGCTTGGCCTGGCCAGTGCCCCTCCCACTTCAGGTCCCCACCGCCGGGGGGGCTTATACCCCCTTCCCCATCGGCAGGCCCCTGCCCAGTGCCCCTCTTGTCCCAGAGGCATGGCACTCTGCCCAGAAAGCCCTCCTAGTGTTCCTGGCAGCCCACGGCTCCCCATCCCAAGCCTGCCACAGCTCTCTTCCACACACCCACCATCACCGTGCAGTGAGGAGAGCCAGCCCCACCTTACAAGCCCACCACCCCTTCCCAGGCAAGGCTCGCTCGACACAGCCTCGCTCTGCAGGGAACACAGCTCCGGCAGGTGCCGTCAGAGAGAAGGAGCCAACCCCCGTGCTGACGGTGGCCACCCAACAACCCCTttgtcctctctcctcctctgcagggggacagcggtgggcctCTCGTGTGCCAAGACAGCAGTGCAgactacttctggcttgttggtGTCACCAGCTGGGGGAGAGGCTGTGCCCGAGCCAGGCAGCCCGGAGTCTACACCTCCACTCAGCACTTCTACGACTGGATCCTGCTACAGATGGGCCTGCGCCCAGCAGTGAGGGCTACTCCAACAGCACGCGCTTGGagtcattttgtcaccacctcAAGCCCCGTTCCGAGGCCAAGGCCCACAGCAGCGCAGTCGGGCGGCTCCTGCCCGTTTccagtccagaagctgctggacttctttagccggctgcaggagctcctgcactACCTAAGGGGAAAAACGGTGTGAGCAGCAGGACAAACGGCacgcagggcaggctgcagtgtgccaCCACCGTTTTCTTTGGGGCAATGCCTGCCGATGCAAAGGCCACCTCAGCGTcaaagggctgctctgccctgcgcCCGTGCCTCGGGACGCACACACCTGATGAGGCTGACCACgtgcttgaaataaaatgtttcgGTGCTCACAGCAAACCAGGCTTCAGCTCAAGTCAGTCTCCTGTGCGAGGCAAGGACTTCCACGCCCGGCACCTGCCAAGcgaggcaggctgcaggcagacaagGCGGGCACAAAGGGAAAGAGTCCCTGCAAAGGGCTGAAAGTGGGCCTgctcagggaggagggggaggctgcactgggggaggaagggaacacAGGTCATCACGGGCTGGAGGGCTTggggaaaggagctggaaaCACAGAACGTCTTTGGCCAGCTCCTGGTGGGATCCCGCTGCGCTTGTGGATGAGCCACAAGTGACCTTGAAACTGGACTCTCGTGACCCAGGACAGACGCGTCTGGAAAGACCCAAGGGTTGCACTGAGGATTTGGGGAAGGAGCTTGCCTTCGAGCCCCACATATGCCAAAGACTTCATTTCCATCCTGTGTCgcggtttaaccccagccggcaaccaaaCACTACCGGCAACCAAAcgccacgcagccacttgcgcactcccccccccccccccggtggggtggggaggagaatcagaaagcaatgtaaaagtggagggttgagataagaacaatgtaataatttaaacagaagaaagagtgaagaacaacagtaacaataccaagaagaagaagaataacaacaataacgattaggatggaaaggtggggggaaagggtaaaatcaaaaggaagggagaaggaaaaaaaggaaatgatgcccagtacaactgctcaccacccgctgaccgatgcctagccagtccctgagcaagaATCCCCCCGccagctaaccctccaagtttctataccaagcatgacgtcccacgGGATGGAATACCTCtgtggctggttcaggtcagctgacctggctgtgtccctgcccagtctcttgtgcccctccagcattctggctggcaaggcccaagaaaccaaaaaggcCTTGACTTAGCAGAAACGCTAGGCAGCAACAACCGAAAACATCAGTGCGGCTACCAacgttgttctcacatcatagccaaaacacagcacttcactagctaccaagaagaaagttaactccatgccagctgaaaccaggacacggGGCCATCTCCTACTCGGCATGTGCTGCACAGGTCTTTGTAGCCTTCTTGATTGGTGCTGACGTGCGGAATCAAACTCTACAACTCAAGGAGGGTTAtcaagcaggtatgtttatcGGGGCTCCGGCTGcaagggggatcgctcctcctcACTTGCACACCCAGGGCTTAAGTAAGCAGATCCCTATTACACAGAAGCATACATATTCATTAGATTCCCAAGAAAAGGCGGGGTTATTACCATTCGGTCCAGGAACTCAGTATCATAAGCCTCCTCACTCTGGCGCGGGTGCATTGACACCTGCTGGTCCTGGGCTGGGCTCTCTGGGAGGAAGGCTCGCACCCTTCCTCAGGATGTACTTTTCCCTTTGGCGCGCAGTTCTGAGGAGCCCACACCAGCAAGCGCAGGGCCAGGTTGTACTGGTTCTCTTCCCGGCTCGTACATCTTGCAGACAACATAGTTCTTGCTTACAACGTAGCTAGTCGATCGGTATCGACACGTGCAGACCGTAGTGTCCTTGTTAGTCAGTCTGTTAAACACAAGTGCTGAAGCACCAGTTGCAAGGTCTGCATATTTACCGAATGATTTTCAGCTTGAACTATCTCCGTGCAGAGTCTTTACTTCTGAGCGTCATGGCCTGTGACCGCCTTGCTGCCATCCGAAAAGCCCTGCACACTGGGACCCTCCTAGGtggcagagcttgtgtccacacggcagcagctgccttgggcCAGGGGGttgctcagcccagcagcaccagcaagtGTGGAATTGAAACCGGGAGCGAAGCCGCTAAGACAAAACCAGTATCCTATGAAGTTGGAATCCTGGCTCGGACTGGAGCCTAGAAGTCATAATTGCCTAAAACAGGGGTTGTTGCAAAGCCACATGCCCAGGAGCAGCATGTAGTACAACATCTAAGGGCTGTTAATGAGATAGCAATTGACCGACACCCGGTGCTGCCTAATCCTCCCACTTTCTTAACAGCGACAGGGGATTCTAATGTCTGTTTTACAGCATTGGACTTCGAAGGCGCCTTTTTGGCGTTCTGATTGTATGTCCTCGGCCGTGCATAGCAGGTGCCACAGCTGCCCTCTGCAGTGTTGCTCCAGAACCACAATCCAACCCAGAGAGAGCAGGGACACGAAGCCTGCCAGAGGGCGTTGCTGTGGCTGACATAGCCAGTGAGGACTGTGCTGCGTGtgcctttccctgtgctgcGTGCAGGAAGGTTGGCACTGCTGGGCTAGGCTTGGCTTATTTGGCTTGCCCGTCACTGCTTGCCTGCCATGACCATCAAGAGAGTGTCTCTTCAAGAGCCAAGCATGCGCGTGCTGCCTCTAGTGGTTGCGTTCTCTGTTGTGTGTCTCTTTATTGGGCAGGAGCAGGTGGCAAAGGGCTGCCGAGAGCAGGGCGGCAGTGACCTTCGCAAAGAGGTAGCGCCGCCACGCTTGGTTTTTCCTGTGAGCTGTTAGCAGGCAGAGCCGGGAGCCaggcgctgctgcctgccacggGGCCTGCCCACCCTCATCGCACAAAGGGAGCATTCCACGGGGCTCTGTGGGGGCTGTGCgatcccagctcctgcctcccgtcctgcttggaacccctcctgttgccccccctccccgcagagGCCACCACGCCCAGCCCCGTGGCAACCAGCCACTCTGTGACATCACCCCCGGGGCCAAGGGCATCCTGGGCACCGCGAGTTCGGGGGGCAGTATGTTGGCGGCTGCACTGGCGGTGACAAGCCTTcctccttgcagctgccacGTGTCACTGGCAGGGATGGATTTGCTGCgcctcctcctcatcctgctggccatgtgctGTCCTGCGTACGGcacatgggacagctgtgggtaagtggcccgaggctctgggagggagcTTGGGCAAGCCCTTGTGGGCTTGGCTGGAGGGCAGCCAGTGTGGGGGGCTCATTTCCTTGCCAGCACGCAGGCTGTTGGCAGTACTCACCTACGGGGCTAaagcagaaagaggcagggTGTGGACACACACGTGCCCCACaggcttccccagccctgctggccaggcagcgccttgtggggagggaagacggCTGACCGTGAGCCGTAGGGGCGCCAGCCATCCAGCAGGACACTAAGGAGTTTCTCTTTACAGAGGGACCTGCGGGCTCCGGCCCATGGCTTTTCAGTACGGCATGTCGCGCGTcgtgggtggcacagatgcccaggcaggggcctggccctggatcgTCAGCATCCAGAATCCCTGGCAAGCGGGCACGGGTCATACCTGCGGAGGCTCCCTCATCAGCGCACAGTGGGTCCTgacagcagcccactgcttcatcgAGGCCAGGTAAGGCGCCACCGGGAACGCGCATAGCCCCACAACACTAGCGCTTGCCCCGTGCGCAGCAGCACGGGCTACTCCCGCCCCGTTTCCTCGCAGGACACCCAGGGCCTGGGTGCTCCTGGAGCCTAAGGCACGCGAGGCCAGTCACACCCTCCCGAGCgctgctctcctctctccctcgtCAAGCGGAAGGCAGGGCAacggctgggctgctgcagcacgtggctgtgctccctctgaGTCCTCTCCCCATTTGCCTTCCAGCTACATCACCATGTGGCGCGTGGTGATCGGTGCCACCCGGCTGACTCAGCTGGGCCCTGAGGCCCAGGTGCGCAACATCAAGCGGCTGCTCCTTCACCAAGGCTACAGTAACATCACGCAGAGGAacgacattgccttgctggagctggaccaGCCTGTGCAGTGCAACGCCTACGTTCAGCTTGCCTGCGTGCCCGATGCCTCGCTGAGAGTCTCGCAGCTGAAAAACTGCTACATCAGCGGCTGGGGTGCCACGACTGCAAGATGTGAGTACCGCGGAAGTACTCGTGTGCCGAGCGCAAGCTTGGCACGCTCGGGGCCATTGCTTGGGCTTCCTGACAGCAGAGGCCAGAGCCCGAGTCAGCCTGCGGGGACGTATGCCTCTTGAGAGATGGGCCTGAGCCCTTTCCCCAGAGCAAGGCGGAAGGCAAATGCCGCTATAACGCCTCTCAGGATGCAAAGCCAAGCGCGGGCGAGGCAAGGGATTCCgccaggcaggggaggagaagtgccagtgagctgctgcttgctaaTTCCTTCCTGTGCTCACAGCTGGACGATCAACggatgtgctgcaggaggcccaggtccGCCTCATTGATGTCAACGTCTGTAACAGCAGCCGGTGGTACAGAGGGGCCATCCACACGCACAACGTCTGTGCTGGCTATCCGCAGGGCGGCATTgacacctgccaggtaggagcgTGCTACGAGCCAAGCCCCGtagcacaggcagccccgccacaCGCAACTACGCCAACATGGCCCGGCATGTGCTTGGCCTGGCCAGTGCCCCTCCCACTTCAGGTCCCCACCGCCGGGGGGGCTTATACCCCCTTCCCCATCGGCAGGCCCCTGCCCAGTGCCCCTCTTGTCCCAGAGGCATGGCACTCTGCCCAGAAAGCCCTCCTAGTGTTCCTGGCAGCCCACGGCTCCCCATCCCAAGCCTGCCACAGCTCTCTTCCACACACCCACCATCACCGTGCAGTGAGGAGAGCCAGCCCCACCTTACAAGCCCACCACCCCTTCCCAGGCAAGGCTCGCTCGACACAGCCTCGCTCTGCAGGGAACACAGCTCCGGCAGGTGCCGTCAGAGAGAAGGAGCCAACCCCCGTGCTGACGGTGGCCACCCAACAACCCCTttgtcctctctcctcctctgcagggggacagcggtgggcctCTCGTGTGCCAAGACAGCAGTGCAgactacttctggcttgttggtGTCACCAGCTGGGGGAGAGGCTGTGCCCGAGCCAGGCAGCCCGGAGTCTACACCTCCACTCAGCACTTCTACGACTGGATCCTGCTACAGATGGGCCTGCGCCCAGCAGTGAGGGCTACTCCAACAGCACGCGCTTGGagtcattttgtcaccacctcAAGCCCCGTTCCGAGGCCAAGGCCCACAGCAGCGCAGTCGGGCGGCTCCTGCCCGTTTccagtccagaagctgctggacttctttagccggctgcaggagctcctgcactACCTAAGGGGAAAAACGGTGTGAGCAGCAGGACAAACGGCacgcagggcaggctgcagtgtgccaCCACCGTTTCCTTTGGGGCAATGCCTGCCGATGCAAAGGCCACCTCAGCGTcaaagggctgctctgccctgtgcccGTGCCTCGGGACGCACACACCTGATGAGGCTGACCACgtgcttgaaataaaatgtttcgGTGCTCACAGCAAACCAGGCTTCAGCTCAAGTCAGTCTCCTGTGCGAGGCAAGGACTTCCACGCCCGGCACCTGCCAAGcgaggcaggctgcaggcagacaagGCGGGCACAAAGGGAAAGAGTCCCTGCAAAGGGCTGAAAGTGGGCCTgctcagggaggagggggaggctgcactgggggaggaagggaacacAGGTCATCACGGGCTGGAGGGCTTggggaaaggagctggaaaCACAGAACGTCTTTGGCCAGCTCCTGGTGGGATCCCGCTGCGCTTGTGGATGAGCCACAAGTGACCTTGAAACTGGACTCTCGTGACCCAGGACAGACGCGTCTGGAAAGACCCAAGGGTTGCACTGAGGATTTGGGGAAGGAGCTTGCCTTCGAGCCCCACATATGCCAAAGACTTCATTTCCATCCTGTGTCgcggtttaaccccagccggcaaccaaaCACTACCGGCAACCAAAcgccacgcagccacttgcgcactccccccccccccccccccggtggggtggggaggagaatcagaaagcaatgtaaaagtggagggttgagataagaacaatgtaataatttaaacagaagaaagagtgaagaacaacagtaacaataccaagaagaagaagaagaacaacAATAACGATTaggatggaaaggtggggggaaagggtaaaatcaaaaggaagggagaaggaaaaaaaggaaatgatgcccagtacaactgctcaccacccgctgaccgatgcctagccagtccctgagcaagaATCCCCCCGccagctaaccctccaagtttctataccaagcatgacgtcccacgGGATGGAATACCTCtgtggctggttcaggtcagctgacctggctgtgtgccttcccagtctcttgtgcccctccagcattctggctggcaaggcccaagaaaccaaaaaggcCTTGACTTAGCAGAAACGCTAGGCAGCAACAACCGAAAACATCAGTGCGGctaccaacattgttctcacatcatagccaaaacacagcacttcactAGCTAcgaagaagaaagttaactccatgccagctgaaaccaggacacggGGCCATCTCCTACTCGGCATGTGCTGCACAGGTCTTTGTAGCCTTCTTGATTGGTGCTGACGTGCGGAATCAAACTCTACAACTCAAGGAGGGTTAtcaagcaggtatgtttatcGGGGCTCCGGCTGcaagggggatcgctcctcctcACTTGCACACCCAGGGCTTAAGTAAGCAGATCCCTATTACACAGAagcatacatattcattaaaattcCCAAGAAAAGGCGGGGTTATTACCATTCGGTCCAGGAACTCGGTATCATAAGCCTCCTCACTCTGGCGCGGGTGCATTGACACCTGCTGGTCCTGGGCTGGGCTCTCTGGGAGGAAGGCTCGCACCCTTCCTCAGGATGTACTTTTCCCTTTGGCGCGCAGTGCTGAGGAGTCCACACCAGCAAGCGCAGAGCCAGGTTGTACTGGTTCTCTTCCCGGCTCGTACATCTTGCAGACAACATAGTTCTTGCTTACAACGTAGCTAGTCGATCGGTATCGACACGTGCAGACCGTAGCGTCCTTGTTAGTCAGTCCGTTAAACACAAGTGCTGAAGCACCAGTTGCAAGGTCTGCATATTTACCGAATGATTTTCAGCTTGAACTATCTCCGTGCAGAGTCTTTACTTCTGAGCGTCATGGCCTGTGACCGCCTTGCTGCCATCCGAAAAGCCCTGCACACTGGGACCCTCCTAGGtggcagagcttgtgtccacacggcagcagctgccttgggcCAGGGGGttgctcagcccagcagcaccagcaagtGTGGAATTGAAACCGGGAGCGAAGCCCCTAAGACAAAACCAGTATCCTACGAAGTTGGAATCCTGGCTTGGACTGGAGCCTAGAAGTCATAATTGCCTAAAACAGGGGTTGTTGCAAAGCCACATGCCCAGGAGCAGCATGTAGTACAACATCTAAGGGCTGTTAATGAGATAGCGATTGACCAACACCCGGTGCTGCCTAATCCTCCCACTTTCTTAACAGCGACAGGGGATTCTAATGTCTGTTTTACAGCATTGGACTTCGAAGGCGCCTTTTTGGCGTTCTGATTGTATGTCCTCGGCCGTGCATAGCAGGTGCCACAGCTGCCCTCTGCAGTGTTGCTCCAGAACCACAATCCAACCCAGAGAGAGCAGGGACACGAAGCCTGCCAGAGGGCGTTGCTGTGGCTGACATAGCCAGTGAGGACTGTGCTGCGTGtgcctttccctgtgctgcGTGCAGGAAGGTTGGCACTGCTGGGCTAGGCTTGGCTTATTTGGCTTGCCCGTCACTGCTTGCCTGCCACGACCATCAAGAGAGTGTCTCTTCAAGAGCCAAGCATGCGCGTGCTGCCTCTAGTGGTTGCGTTCTCTGTTGTGTGTCTCTTTATTGGGCAGGAGCAGGTGGCAAAGGGCTGCCGAGAGCAGGGCGGCAGTGACCTTCGCAAAGAGGTAGCGCCGCCACGCTTGGTTTTTCCTGTGAGCTGTTAGCAGGCAGAGCCGGGAGCCaggcgctgctgcctgccacggGGCCTGCCCACCCTCATCGCACAAAGGGAGCATTCCACGGGGCTCTGTGGGGGCTGTGCgatcccagctcctgcctcccgtcctgcttggaacccctcctgttgcccccctccccgcagagGCCACCACGCCCAGCCCCGTGGCAACCAGCCACTCTGTGACATCACCCCCGGGGCCAAGGGCATCCTGGGCACCGCGAGTTCGGGGGGCAGTATGTTGGCGGCTGCACTGGCGGTGACAAGCCCTcctccttgcagctgccacGTGTCACTGGCAGGGATGGATTTGCTGCgcctcctcctcatcctgctggccatgtgctGTCCTGCGTACGGcacatgggacagctgtgggtaagtggcccgaggctctgggagggagcTTGGGCAAGCCCTTGTGGGCTTGGCTGGAGGGCAGCCAGTGTGGGAGGCTCATTTCCTTGCCAGCACGCAGGCTGTTGGCAGTACTCACCTACGGGGCTAaagcagaaagaggcagggTGTGGACACACACGTGCCCCACaggcttccccagccctgctggccaggcagcgccttgtggggagggaagacggCTGACCGTGAGCCGTAGGGGCGCCAGCCATCCAGCAGGACACTAAGGAGTTTCTCTTTACAGAGGGACCTGCGGGCTCCGGCCCATGGCTTTTCAGTACGGCATGTCGCGCGTcgtgggtggcacagatgcccaggcaggggcctggccctggatcgTCAGCATCCAGAATCCCTGGCAAGCGGGCACGGGTCATACCTGCGGAGGCTCCCTCATCAGCGCACAGTGGGTCCTgacagcagcccactgcttcatcgAGGCCAGGTAAGGCGCCACCGGGAACGCGCATAGCCCCACAACACTAGCG from Falco biarmicus isolate bFalBia1 chromosome 3, bFalBia1.pri, whole genome shotgun sequence carries:
- the LOC130145542 gene encoding acrosin-like, with the protein product MWRVVIGATRLTQLGPEAQVRNIKRLLLHQGYSNITQRNDIALLELDQPVQCNAYVQLACVPDASLRVSQLKNCYISGWGATTARCEYRGSTRVPSASLARSGPLLGLPDSRGQSPSQPAGTYAS